Proteins encoded together in one Orcinus orca chromosome 13, mOrcOrc1.1, whole genome shotgun sequence window:
- the CPSF3 gene encoding cleavage and polyadenylation specificity factor subunit 3 isoform X4 encodes MTHATKAIYRWLLSDYVKVSNISADDMLYTETDLEESMDKIETINFHEVKEVAGIKFWCYHAGHVLGAAMFMIEIAGVKLLYTGDFSRQEDRHLMAAEIPNIKPDILIIESTYGTHIHEKREEREARFCNTVHDIVNRGGRGLIPVFALGRAQELLLILDEYWQNHPELHDIPIYYASSLAKKCMAVYQTYVNAMNDKIRKQININNPFVFKHISNLKSMDHFDDIGPSVVMASPGMMQSGLSRELFESWCTDKRNGVIIAGYCVEGTLAKHIMSEPEEITTMSGQKLPLKMSVDYISFSAHTDYQQTSEFIRALKPPHVILVHGEQNEMARLKAALIREYEDNDEVHIEVHNPRNTEAVTLNFRGEKLAKVMGFLADKKPEQGQRVSGILVKRNFNYHILSPCDLSNYTDLAMSTVKQTQAIPYTGPFNLLYYQLQKLTGDVEELEIQEKPALKVFKNITVIQEPGMVVLEWLANPSNDMYADTVTTVILEVQSNPKIRKGAVQKVSKKLEMHVYSKRLEIMLQDIFGEDCVSVKDGSILSVTVDGKTANINLETRTVECEEGSEDDESLREMVELAAQRLYEALTPVH; translated from the exons ATGACTCATGCCACAAAAGCTATTTATAGATGGCTTCTTTCAGATTATGTCAAAGTTAG TAATATATCAGCAGACGACATGCTATATACTGAGACAGATTTGGAAGAGAGCATGGACAAAATTGAAACCATCAACTTTCATGAAGTGAAGGAAGTTGCAGGAATCAAGTTTTGGTGTTACCACGCAGGCCATGTCCTGGGAGCTGCCATGTTCATGATTGAGATCGCGGGCGTGAAG CTTTTGTACACAGGTGATTTCTCAAGACAAGAAGACAGACACTTAATGGCAGCTGAAATTCCTAATATTAAACCTGATATTCTTATCATT GAATCTACTTACGGAACCCATATCCATGAGAAGCGAGAAGAGCGAGAGGCAAGGTTCTGTAACACTGTTCACGATATTGTGAACCGAGGGGGCAGAGGTCTCATTCCTGTCTTTGCTCTTGGAAGGGCTCAGGAGCTTCTCTTGATTTTAG ATGAGTACTGGCAGAATCACCCAGAACTCCATGATATTCCCATATACTATGCATCGTCTTTGGCCAAGAAGTGTATGGCGGTGTACCAGACATATGTAAACGCCATGAATGACAAAATCCGCAAACAGATCAACATCAACAATCCCTTTGTTTTCAAACATATTAGTAACCTTAAG agCATGGATCATTTTGATGACATTGGTCCCAGTGTTGTAATGGCCTCCCCAGGCATGATGCAGAGTGGCTTATCCAGAGAGCTCTTCGAAAGCTGGTGTACTGATAAGAGGAATGGCGTCATTATAGCGGGATACTGTGTAGAAGGGACGCTTGCCAAG caTATCATGTCTGAACCTGAAGAAATCACTACCATGTCCGGACAGAAGCTACCACTGAAAATGTCTGTTGATTACATTTCTTTCTCTGCTCACACAGATTACCAGCAAACCAGTGAATTTATTCGTGCTTTGAAACCGCCTCATGTG ATTTTAGTCCATGgagaacaaaatgaaatggccAGATTGAAAGCAGCCCTGATTCGAGAATATGAAGATAATGATGAAGTTCACATAGAGGTTCATAATCCTCGGAATACAGAAGCAGTGACCTTGAACTTCAGGGGGGAAAAACTAGCCAAG gtcATGGGCTTTTTAGCAGACAAAAAACCAGAACAGGGCCAGCGGGTCTCAGGAATACTTGTTAAAAGAAACTTTAATTATCACATACTTTCTCCTTGTGACCTCTCTA ATTATACTGACTTGGCCATGAGCACTGTAAAGCAGACCCAAGCCATTCCATATACTGGtccttttaatttgctttattaCCAGCTACAGAAATTGACAG GTGATGTAGAAGAattagaaattcaagaaaaaccTGCTTTGAAAGTGTTCAAAAATATTACTGTAATACAGGAACCAGGAATGGTGGTATTAGAA TGGCTGGCAAACCCTTCCAATGATATGTATGCAGATACAGTAACAACCGTGATATTAGAAGTCCAGTCAAACCCGAAAATAAGGAAAG GTGCAGTACAGAAGGTttctaaaaaattagaaatgcacGTTTATAGCAAGAGGTTGGAGATCATGCTCCA GGACATATTTGGAGAAGACTGTGTTAGTGTAAAAGATGGTTCTATCCTTAGCGTCACAGTGGATGGAAAAACTGCTAACATAAACTTGGAGACACGG ACTGTAGAATGTGAAGAAGGAAGTGAAGATGATGAGTCCCTCCGAGAAATGGTGGAACTGGCAGCCCAGAGACTATATGAGGCCCTCACGCCAGTTCACTAA